The nucleotide sequence AAATGTTTGAATAGAGAGTAGCTCTAGCCTCACTTTACGTGAATGGTAATGCAAATAAATCTTTTTGTAATCATGTAAATGTTAGTGACTTGTTAGGAATGAAGGCAGTTTTGTAGCTTAGGTTGTAACTAGTAATTTTGCAAGATTGAGGTATTGAAGCAGGCAAAATAGAAGGTGTGCAGCATGTTTTGGTTGGTGCTGCTTTGGGCTTGCTAGTTTGGTGCTGGCACAGTAGATATCCTGTTAGAGCACCTTATTTCATGATTTCTTAACTGGTTATTAATATAGTGATTGCAGAGTGCTGGAGTTCTTGTAAGATCTTGTATTGACCAATTTATTTTCTTGGGATACTTCTTGTTTGGTGTTCTTATGCAGATGACACCTTTAATTGCAGACATAAAGAGGGAAACAACTGAGGATATTCTTCTTATAGATGCATATATATTTGTTAAATGAATATTTTTAATGCCCCTATAGGGGAATGTGCTAAACACTGTTTCGTAATGTTTTGTTGTTACATCATAGATGATTTTCTATTTAGTTTATTGTGTGTTAAAATATAATTTGACTTGATGAGTGACGaaagaaaaattatttatgaGCCTTGTCATAAGTTGTAACCCAAATCTTACTTCAAATGAATGCTCCTCAAACACCAAATTCCAAGTCTGAGAATTGCATGGGAGACATGTTTCCAGTAGTTAGATTCATATGGAACACTTTGAATGTCTCAAGCTGTCAAGGTTAATTATACAGACCCAGTTTTAGACATTTTATGGATTTGAAGTTGCCTTAGACAAAGCATGTTAATGGTTCTAGTGCATCCTTTTTTTACATCTTAAACCTTTGTTATGGTGATATAGTAAAATCTTAGGCTACTTGTGGAGCTCTGATGAGGAAAATGTTAATTTCACAcatgcacacacacatatatataggtTATACATGTACTGAAGAATTTTTATCTTGTGGATATAATCGTATCCATTTCTATTTGCAGTAGTAGTATCAAACAACTGAAGGCAAATTTTTTATATTAGAAACAGACACTTAATCAAGAAATTGAAATCAACTGATATTCTCATATCATTGTAACATCCCGATTAGTCCCATATTGGAAGTCGGTTAAGACtaaaattaacttataaaaaTCTGATGGGTGTATTTCTATTAACTTCAGCTTCAACATTTTAAGTTAGTGATTTAGGTTTAATGAAGTTAATAGATTAGCTATCCTATCAAACTGAGTTGTGATAATCATAGTTGATGACTCACACCATTATGACTTCTAGCATCCATTTGCTTTATGCTAATAACATTTTTTGTTCCTCATACCTCACTTTGCATGTTTTTATTCGATGTACTATCATAACCTTGCAATGTACTTGTAATTCTCATGACCTTGCATTGCTACAGGTTATGGATGTGTTCACCAAGATATCGGAACTCTTTCCTGGTGTATCGGGTTACCCATGACCGACCTCGTGCACAGTGCTCCATGGTTGTGACAAGTCAATTTTTGTCTGCTCTTCAGCGAATCTAGAAGCTGTAAATTACGCAGCACAAATTCAAAATGCAGTTCATGCTTGAGCCAAATCTTTTGTAACTCTGCGGCAGCAGGTTATCATACATCATGTAAGTTGGTCTCGAGTTGAGAATTGAGGTAGGATTTCGGATCTTTTTCTATCTTCTGATGTATGGCTGACCACATTTTGTTCTTTACTTTCTTATATAAAAGAACCTTATATGGATGGTGTGCCCGTCTTCATTTGTAACACTGGTCTTATTCTTGAAGTTGAGGTAGAAGCTAAGAACAAGAGTTCCAGATGCTCTTTGGACATTGAGACCAGAAAATTTAGTCATTGGTTTGAACGTTCAGCAACTAATTCTCCCAAAGCTGCTCAACCGGTTGGTTTAATTGAGGATCACAATGATAGTTATGTTGCATAAAATTGTGTATCAAATAATCTATTGCTGCTCGTGAGATTCAAATTGGTTATATGACTGACTGGTTTCAGAATTTTTATCTACTGTTCCTTGGGAAGATTTGTCGAGACGTTCTTTCGAGAAAattcatctctttttttttcttccatttttcTGATCGTGTTCAATGTCATCTTTTTCTTGGTTAACTAAAAATTGATCACAATTAAGGGTGATGAAAAGGCTTCAAGTGTCATCTTCCTTTGCATAATCCTCTGCGATCATGTTTATTAATATCATGTTGATCTCTACATGTTAGACTTGTCCTTAATAAGCTATGCTATATACTCTGTTGGATGTATTAGTTTCTTGGGCTGTCACCACTTATGCTATTCAGAATTAGACAGAGGATGAGTTGTGGCAATCACTACTCATCCCATTTTTCCAAACCGGAGCTGACCAATTACCAGTTAAATTTATTTTCCTGCTATTCTACTTCAATTTATTCGGCCGTTTGGTGGTTTTAAACAAAGCTTATGTTGTTTAATGCAAGGAATGTCGGATCCGTAGTCTCTGGTTGGATCAATATATGTCGGGTGATATCGATGTTTTATCCATAGATGATGACAACAAGATAGAAACGTTTAGATCAACGATCACCACACCCTCAATCTGCCACCGAATACATGACAACATGATAAAGAACAATTCGATTGCTGTTCAAGTTGGTTGGATGGCTCAGCTGCTGCTCGACTCTCCTCCGTTGTACATAAAACATCCACCGAACATAACTTGAGATGAAGAGATGAGTagttcctcctccaccaccaccgtgCCGGTTACTGCAGCTTCTGGATTCTTGACGATGTAAAGCCTTCTCGCTGTGTTGATGAACACCCTGCGATCGCATGCATGCATTGCATGCGTTTAATATGATTAAACCGAGATAATTGACTCAAAGCATTTAAGTCCCAAGTTAATTCTTACGAGTGTCTTCGAATCCTATTTCACTCGCGACTGTGAGATCAAATTGAGATATCATAGAGAATCatgtgaaagaaagaaagaaagaaagaaaactcacTCCCAGGCAGCATCAGTAATGAGCATTCGGTTGCCTTGGTGGTTCTCGTAAAGAATTACGAAGTCACCAGTATCGACCTCCTCGTTCTGCGCTTCCTCTGATTGGATATATGGATGATAAGGATCTGAAAGCCAAATGCATGTATTCGTTTAAGTACTTCCATTAGGTCACTCGAGTCCTTCCTTACATGACGATGGAAACAATGTGAAAGAAACCAAGTGTGGGTCGGTCATTTTTAAGTTATGTATTAGTGCTTATATTGTAAGCTTCACCTCTTTTTATTTGTTAGCAGTACAAGATTAAttcttatacatatatatatgtatatataacgaCATAAGACACAAACATTTATGGATAATACatatgaggagaagaagaaagatagCACATTATTTAGAATGACAAGTATACTGATCCATTGATTGAG is from Musa acuminata AAA Group cultivar baxijiao chromosome BXJ3-8, Cavendish_Baxijiao_AAA, whole genome shotgun sequence and encodes:
- the LOC135644186 gene encoding auxin-responsive protein IAA27-like; amino-acid sequence: MEDENGHFTPTMFVKVHKQGCAIARKINLKAHDNYESLRRALEEMSRNFLSNPYHPYIQSEEAQNEEVDTGDFVILYENHQGNRMLITDAAWEVFINTARRLYIVKNPEAAVTGTVVVEEELLISSSQVMFGGCFMYNGGESSSS